In a single window of the Rhodamnia argentea isolate NSW1041297 chromosome 2, ASM2092103v1, whole genome shotgun sequence genome:
- the LOC115746398 gene encoding protein arginine N-methyltransferase 2, translating into MEGAEQLCEAAKSGDVGRLNCLISAGADVSHFDADGLTPLMHAAKSGRADAVKALLEAGAPWNALSPSNLSAGDFAMESGHQEAFELLLNAGIQAELILGTIARKSKAGDSHGDYLDDRVNFSEDKLMDSSSKAVMMAWEKPLMEAHGKAVCSQGGHILNIGFGMGLVDTAIQQYAPATHTIVEAHPDVFKRMLGTGWGDKDNVRIIFGRWQDVLSQLGSYDGIFFDTYGEYYEDMREFHQHLPVLLKPGGIYSFFNGLCGDNAFFHIVYCHLVSLELENLGYSTQLIPLPVKACLGEEVWEGVKQKYWQLDTYYLPVCQTKQDEE; encoded by the exons ATGGAAGGCGCGGAGCAGCTGTGCGAGGCGGCGAAGAGCGGTGACGTCGGAAGGCTCAATTGCCTAATCAGCGCCGGCGCCGACGTCTCTCACTTCGACGCCGACGGCCTGACTCCGCTGATGCACGCGGCTAAGTCTGGCCGCGCCGACGCGGTGAAGGCGCTCCTTGAAGCCGGTGCGCCCTGGAACGCTCTCTCGCCTTCCAATCTCTCCGCCGGCGATTTCGCCATGGAGTCCGGCCATCAGGAAGCCTTCGAGCTTCTCCTCAACGCCG GAATTCAAGCAGAGCTGATTCTGGGGACAATTGCAAGGAAAAGTAAAGCTGGTGACTCTCATGGGGATTACTTGGATGACAGGGTCAATTTTAGTGAGGATAAGCTGATGGACTCAAGTAGCAAAGCTGTCATGATGGCTTGGGAAAAGCCATTGATGGAGGCTCATGGCAAAGCCGTTTGTTCACAGGGTGGTCACATACTGAACATCGGATTTGGAATGGGTCTTGTCGATACAGCCATTCAGCAATATGCTCCTGCTACCCACACTATAGTAGAGGCTCACCCTGATGTTTTTAAACGAATGCTTGGCACTGGTTGGGGTGATAAGGACAATGTAAGGATAATATTTGGTCGTTGGCAAGATGTTCTTTCTCAACTTGGATCGTATGATG GTATATTCTTCGACACATATGGAGAATATTATGAAGATATGAGGGAGTTCCACCAGCATCTTCCTGTTTTATTGAAACCTGGGGGAATCTACTCATTTTTCAATGGGCTTTGTGGAGATAATGCCTTCTTCCATATTGTTTATTGTCATTTAGTTTCTCTGGAATTGGAGAATCTGGGCTACTCCACGCAATTAATTCCCCTGCCTGTGAAGGCTTGTCTGGGAGAAGAAGTTTGGGAAGGTGTGAAACAGAAATATTGGCAGCTTGATACATATTACCTCCCAGTCTGTCAAACTAAGCAAGATGAGGAATGA
- the LOC115746397 gene encoding subtilisin-like protease SBT1.7: MKLRLLHKVAVALLVLSLYEVAEGTKKPAKTTYIIHMDKSNMPTTFADHLEWYDSSLKSVSDRADMLYTYNNALHGFSARLTAKEAELLGKQPGILSVMPEERYELHTTRTPEFLGLEKSEALYPESNLASDVIVGVLDTGVWPELKSYDDTGLGPVPSTWKGSCEVGKNFNSSSCNKKLIGARFFSKGYEAAFGPIDESTESKSPRDDDGHGTHTSTTVAGSAVPEASLFGFASGIARGMATRARVAAYKVCWLGGCFGSDIMAAMDKAVEDGVNVMSMSIGGGTSDYYRDTISIGAFNAMAQGILVSCSAGNGGPSSKSVGNVAPWITTVGAGTLDRDFPAYVTLGNGKNYRGASLYSGKSLSGPIPLVFAGNASNSSSGELCFSGSLVANKVAGKIVVCDRGGNSRAQKGVVVKNAGGVGMILTNTEYYGEELVADAHLLPSAAVGQKAGIEIKKYIFSDPSPTATIASGGTEVDVQPSPVVASFSSRGPNPLNPQILKPDLIAPGVNILAGWTGALGPTGLDSDKRHVNFNIISGTSMSCPHVSGLAARLKAAHWEWSPAAIRSALMTTAYTKYKNGETIEDVATGSSSTPFDYGAGHVDPMAALDPGLVYDTTVDDYLRFLCALNYTSDLIKRSTNREFTCDSSKKYNVEDLNYPSFAVPMETASSKTGGVGASSTVKYTRTLTNVGSPGTYKVSVSSQIPSVKILVEPESLTFNTMGEKESYTVTFIAGSMPSGTTSFASLKWSDGKHSVGSPIAISWT; this comes from the coding sequence atgaagcttaGGCTTCTGCATAAAGTGGCTGTAGCACTACTAGTTCTCTCCCTCTATGAGGTAGCAGAAGGTACCAAGAAACCAGCTAAAACCACCTATATCATCCACATGGACAAGTCCAACATGCCCACAACATTTGCTGATCATTTAGAATGGTATGATTCTTCACTGAAATCGGTATCGGACAGAGCAGACATGCTGTACACCTACAACAATGCGCTCCACGGCTTCTCCGCGAGGCTCACAGCCAAGGAAGCGGAGTTACTCGGGAAGCAACCCGGAATTCTATCGGTCATGCCAGAAGAGAGATATGAACTTCACACCACTCGGACGCCGGAGTTTCTAGGACTGGAAAAGAGCGAAGCTCTCTACCCCGAGTCCAACCTGGCGAGTGACGTGATTGTCGGAGTGCTTGACACTGGCGTGTGGCCTGAGCTGAAAAGCTACGATGACACTGGACTCGGTCCGGTGCCCAGTACCTGGAAAGGTTCCTGCGAGGTGGGGAAGAACTTCAATTCATCTAGCTGCAATAAGAAACTCATTGGCGCGAGGTTCTTTTCAAAAGGGTATGAAGCAGCATTTGGACCGATAGATGAATCCACAGAATCGAAATCACCCCGAGATGATGATGGGCATGGGACCCACACCTCTACTACTGTGGCCGGTTCGGCCGTACCTGAGGCCAGCCTCTTTGGTTTTGCTTCTGGAATTGCACGGGGCATGGCCACACGAGCCCGTGTAGCCGCCTATAAAGTGTGTTGGCTAGGTGGATGCTTTGGATCAGACATAATGGCAGCCATGGACAAGGCCGTCGAAGACGGCGTAAACGTCATGTCCATGTCCATTGGGGGTGGCACATCCGACTACTACAGAGATACCATCTCCATTGGAGCTTTCAACGCAATGGCACAGGGAATCCTTGTGTCGTGCTCTGCCGGGAATGGTGGACCTAGCTCCAAGAGTGTGGGGAACGTAGCTCCTTGGATAACCACAGTAGGAGCCGGTACTTTGGACCGTGATTTTCCGGCCTATGTCACTCTTGGCAATGGCAAGAACTACCGAGGCGCGTCACTTTACAGTGGGAAGTCATTATCTGGTCCAATTCCACTCGTGTTCGCAGGTAACGCAAGCAACTCCTCTAGTGGTGAATTATGCTTTAGTGGTAGCTTGGTTGCAAACAAAGTTGCAGGGAAAATAGTGGTCTGCGACAGAGGAGGGAACTCGAGGGCACAAAAGGGTGTGGTAGTGAAGAATGCGGGCGGGGTGGGAATGATTCTTACCAACACGGAGTACTATGGTGAAGAGCTAGTTGCTGATGCACATCTCTTGCCCTCGGCAGCTGTAGGACAAAAAGCAGGGATTGAGATAAAAAAGTACATCTTCTCAGATCCAAGTCCAACAGCAACCATTGCTTCCGGAGGCACAGAAGTTGATGTCCAACCTTCACCAGTGGTAGCATCATTCAGTTCCCGTGGTCCTAACCCGCTCAATCCTCAGATTCTCAAACCAGACCTCATAGCACCTGGTGTGAACATCCTCGCAGGGTGGACGGGTGCTTTGGGCCCAACTGGCCTGGACAGTGATAAGAGGCACGTGAATTTCAACATAATCTCCGGCACGTCAATGTCTTGCCCGCATGTAAGTGGGTTGGCAGCCCGCCTGAAGGCTGCTCACTGGGAATGGAGCCCCGCGGCCATCAGATCAGCACTCATGACAACAGCCTACACAAAGTACAAAAATGGTGAAACAATTGAAGATGTTGCCACTGGGAGTTCATCAACCCCTTTCGATTATGGGGCCGGACATGTTGATCCAATGGCAGCCCTTGACCCTGGGTTGGTCTATGATACAACCGTAGATGACTATCTCCGCTTCCTCTGTGCCCTAAACTACACCTCAGACCTGATCAAGCGCTCCACAAACAGAGAGTTCACCTGCGACTCAAGCAAGAAGTATAATGTGGAAGATCTTAACTACCCATCATTCGCAGTTCCCATGGAAACGGCTTCTAGCAAAACAGGTGGGGTTGGTGCTTCAAGCACAGTAAAATACACAAGGACTCTAACAAATGTTGGTAGTCCCGGCACCTACAAGGTGTCAGTTTCTTCACAGATCCCATCAGTCAAGATCTTGGTTGAACCCGAATCGCTGACTTTCAACACCATGGGTGAGAAAGAAAGTTACACAGTCACCTTCATTGCTGGCTCCATGCCATCTGGTACAACCAGCTTTGCTAGTCTTAAATGGTCAGATGGAAAACACAGTGTTGGAAGTCCAATAGCTATCAGCTGGACATAA
- the LOC115746360 gene encoding acyl-CoA-binding domain-containing protein 3 has translation MEWVHELFATAVLAVLFSFVVAKLVSVAMAGDDVRDSESEPGKGVDRVSVAEDVKFEEARLSSRGSESEKGVEFVQETAGKVDRFEEGAVSAEEAVEPVRRGGEIGAERDEAVAESSVAVELPAVSKEEEEESVGASELIVEKEGECRSGGAKEDDHLPLLEGKDEESQPHEPKCSETARAEQSEHEQEQIDKETEVFGVDSDDDDGWEGIERSELEKKFAVAAKYVDPANMDDRVGSVGGDVKMQLYGLHKVATEGPCHEPQPMALMVSARAKWNAWQRLGNMSPDVAMERYISLLAENIPDWEVARTTDENKLDVAMPGAQDCNLSTISCDQLKCTNLREPSMASVTGQIDPSKDENQ, from the exons ATGGAGTGGGTCCACGAGCTGTTCGCGACGGCAGTTCTCGCCGTCCTTTTCTCCTTCGTCGTCGCCAAGCTCGTCTCGGTGGCCATGGCTGGCGACGACGTTCGCGATTCCGAGAGCGAGCCCGGGAAGGGCGTCGATCGCGTTTCCGTGGCGGAAGATGTGAAGTTCGAAGAAGCGAGGTTGAGTTCTCGGGGCTCCGAGAGCGAGAAGGGAGTCGAGTTCGTGCAGGAAACTGCGGGTAAGGTCGATCGGTTTGAAGAGGGGGCTGTTTCCGCGGAGGAAGCTGTTGAGCCAGTGCGACGCGGCGGAGAAATTGGAGCAGAGCGTGACGAAGCGGTGGCGGAATCATCCGTGGCCGTTGAATTGCCGGCTGtgtcaaaggaggaggaggaggagagtgtCGGTGCATCGGAGTTGATTGTAGAGAAAGAAGGCGAATGTCGTTCCGGCGGGGCCAAAGAAGACGATCACCTTCCCTTGCTTGAAGGTAAAGACGAGGAGTCGCAACCTCATGAGCCTAAATGTTCGGAGACGGCGCGAGCAGAGCAGTCAGAGCATGAACAAGAGCAAATTGATAAAGAAACAGAGGTTTTCGGGGTGGACagtgacgacgacgacggctgGGAGGGGATCGAGAGGAGTGAGTTGGAGAAGAAATTTGCAGTGGCGGCGAAATATGTTGACCCTGCAAATATGGATGATCGGGTGGGGAGCGTCGGCGGCGATGTGAAAATGCAGCTCTATGGGCTTCACAAAGTGGCCACCGAAGGGCCTTGCCACGAACCGCAGCCTATGGCTCTCATGGTCTCTGCCCGTGCTAAGTG GAATGCTTGGCAAAGGCTAGGGAACATGAGCCCGGATGTGGCAATGGAGCGATACATTTCTCTTCTAGCTGAAAATATTCCAGATTGGGAAGTAGCAAGAACTACT GATGAGAACAAATTAGATGTTGCCATGCCTGGAGCTCAGGATTGTAACTTAAGCACTATTTCATGCGATCAGCTTAAGTGCACTAATCTAAG GGAACCATCAATGGCATCTGTTACTGGTCAAATTGATCCCAGTAAGGATGAAAATCAGTGA